DNA from Candidatus Nezhaarchaeota archaeon:
GAGGGGCAGAAGACCATAGCCTACGAGGTCTATGAGCAGCTCGGGGGTAGGGCTCCTGACTACGTCATACTGCCGGTGGGGAACGCAGGCAATATAAGCGCAGTGTGGAAAGGGTTTAAGGAGCTCCTCGCGCTCGGCCTAATAGAGCACCCCCCTAGAATGATCGGGGTTCAAGCCGAGGGAGCTTCGCCTTTCGCCTCAATGATAATTAAGGGGCTCAGTGAACTCGTGCCAGTTAAGGAGCCCGAGACCGTGGCTTCAGCCATTAGGATAGGGTACCCTGTAAACTGGCCGAAGGCGAAGAGGGCCATCGAGGAGTCGAGGGGGGGAGCGGTTATTGTCAGCGACCAAGAAATTATTGAGGCTCAGCGAACCATAGCTAGGCTTGAAGGGATATTCGTAGAGCCTTCTAGCGCTGCCTCAATAGCCGGGCTGATGAAGATGGCTGAGGAGGGGCTGCTTAAAGGAGGCGAAGAAGTGGTATGCATCGCCACGGGCCACGGCCTAAAGGACCCGGACGTGGTCACTAAGTTCTATGAGGCCCCCGTGGAAGTAAGCGTCGAAGAGGCTCTCGAGGTAGCTAGGAGGCTCTTAGAATGAGGCTTGAGTTAACTGTAGCTCTTCAAGATAAGCCGGGGCAGCTGGTAAAGGCACTAGGCGTAATAGCTGAGCTAGGCTGCAACGTGATCTCCGTGGTTCACGAGCGAAGTAGGGCCGTGGAGGAAGTAGTTCCAGTGGACCTGGTCATAGAACTACCTCGCGAGGTCAGCGCCGCGGAGGTCAAGAAGAAGCTAGAGGAGAAGGGGGTGGCTGTCGTAAGGCTTCAGGAGACCGTTGAGCTAGCTAGGCTGGTTGTCATAGCTTCTAGGCTAGCTAACCCGCTGTCCCTAATTACGCCTCTCCAAGGAGTTAAGATAGCTGGAGTTGAGGGAGAAGTTGGAGATAGGGGGGATGCTACAATTAAGATGACCATAGAGGGGCCGGTCAGTGAGCTTAAGCGAGCAGTTAAGGAGCTTGAACACCTAGTTGAGGGGCTTGGAGGGGTCCTCATAACCTCAGAGGGGATTGATTGAGGGCGATACTGATCGGCTACGGCTTCATAGGGAGGAGCCTGGTAGATGCCCTTCATAGGAAAATGGGCTTAGTTAAGCAGTTCCACCCTGACTTCAAGCTAGTAGGCGTAGCGAGTAGCAGAGGATACTTAATTAACGAAGGAGGCTTAGACTTAGAGAGGCTAAGCAGGACCACTAAGATTAGCGAGTACCTAGGCCCAGGGAGGCTTGTAGAGGGCCCAGCCATAGAGCTCATTAGATACAGCGAGGCTGACGTAGTATTCGAGGCCACGCCTACCAACATAGTTGATGGACAGCCGGGGATCACGCACATGGAGGAGGCGCTGAAGGGCGGGATGCACGTAGTTACTTCAAATAAGGGGCCCTTAGTCATTGCGTACAGGAGGCTCGTCGAGCTCGCCGCTAGCCATGGAGTTGAGCTGAAGTTTGAGGCTACCGTGGCCGGTGCCATACCGCTGTTCTCGCTAGTGAAATACACGTTGAGGGGAAGTGAAGTGAAGAGGGTCTACGGAATACTGAACGGCACCACTAACTACATATTAACGAGGATGCACTTCGATGGCGTGAGCTTTGACACCGCCCTCCAAGAAGCAAAGGAGAGAGGAATAGCTGAGAGGGACCCCTCGTACGACGTTGAGGGCATAGACGCTGCGTGTAAGCTAGTGATAATAGCCAACGCCATAATGGGGAGGGAGGCGAAGATAGGGGACGTAAGGCGCAAGGGAGTATCCGGCATAACGAGGGAGGCGGTCATGTTAGCTAAGAAGGCCGGCTACGCCATTAAGTCCGTGGCCTCGGCTGACGAGGAGCTCGCAGTTAAGCCTAGGCTCGTCCCACTAAACCATCCACTCTGCGTCCACGGCACTCTCAACGTAGTTTGCCTTGAGACAGACCTAGCAGGGAAGATTACGCTCGTAGGCCCAGGGGCGGGCAGAGAGACCGTGGCGGCCATGATTAACGACCTACTATTACTACCGCCAAAGGCGAGGTGAAATGAGGGCCGTAATGAAGTTCGGTGGGCGGTGCGTCGAGAGCGGCGCAATGATAAGGAGGAGCTGTACTGTGGTTAGGGATCACGTTAGAGGGGGCTGGCAGATCATCGCAGTAGTTTCAGCAATGGCCGGAGTCACCGATAGCCTCCTCGAGGCCTTAAGGAGGGCTGAGGCGGGGGGTATTAGCTTCACGAGGGATTTCGTCAATAAGTTGAGGGAGAGGCACTTAGAGGCCGTGGAGGACGCTATAGCTAGCGACGAGGAAGTTAAGCGCAGGGTGAGGGAGGAGATAGAGGAGGAAGTTGGTGAGTTAGAGAGGGCTCTCTTAGTAATGTGCTATTTGAGGGAAGTTACTCCAAGAGGCCAAGACTACGTGCTGTCCTTCGGCGAGAGGCTCTCGACTAGGATCTTCACAGGCTCGCTCCTCGACTTAGGCGTGAGGGCTAAGTACCTTACCGGCTGGGAGGCTGGAATAGTAACCGATGATAGATTCAATGCGGCTAGGCCGATTATGCCATTAACTTATGAGCTGCTGAGGGCGAGGCTCAACGCCCTCCTAATGGAGGGAGTGACGCCGGTGGTGACTGGCTTTATAGCGTCTACCGTCGACGGAGCTATCACGACGCTCGGGCGCGGAGGCTCAGACCTCACAGCTACGATAATAGGGGCGGCGCTAGGAGTCGATGAAGTCGTGTTGTGGAAGGATGTCGAGGGGGTAATGACAGCTGACCCGAAGCTAGTTCCTGAAGCAAGGGTAGTGCCATCAATGTCGTACGAGGAGATCACGGAGCTAGCCTACTTCGGAGCTAAGGTAATACACCCACTGGCCCTATACCCAGTGGCAGAGGCCAACGTGCCGATTAGGGTGAAAAGCCTCTTCAACCCGCTAGCTAAAGGGACGCTGATCACTGAAGCCAGTGGGGAGGAGGGGGTAGTTAAGGCGGTGACGATGGTCAGGGACGTGGCGACTATAACCGTGAGCAGCCCTAGTATGCTCGAGGCCCCCACGATGACCATAGAGGTCCTAAACGCCCTTAAAGAAGTAGGAGCTCAGCCATTAATGATCTCCCAGGGATCCTCGCAAGCCAGCGCCTCGCTAGTAATACCGAGGAGCCTAGTTGATAAAGCAGTAAGGAGCATTAGGCGTAAGCTAACTGACGAGAACTACAAAATTGAGGCTGAGGCTGACGTGTGCATCATAGCGGCCATAGGCGCAGGTATGAAGGGCAAGCCTGGAGTAGCGGCAAGGGTCTTTAAGGCAGTGGCTAATGAAGGCATCAACGTGCGTATGATAGCCCAAGGCTCATCTGAGCTGAACATATCCTTCGTAGTTAAGGAGGCCGACGGGGTCAGGGCGCTAAGAGCCCTACATAAGGAGTTCGGCCTACACGGCAACCTTTAAATAGCTATTAAGGCCTGAGCTCGCTATAGTGATCTTCGCATGGACAAGCTTAAGGTAGCGGTGCTGGGAGCCACCGGCATGGTGGGGCAGCGCTTCATCAAGATGCTCGCTAAACACGAGCTCTTTGAGCTCGCCGCTATCACTGCCTCCCCTTCATCAGCCGGCAGGCGCTATATAGAGGCCGTCCACTGGTACATCGAGGGGGAGGTACCTAAAGAGGCCTCGGAGATGACTGTTATTGAGACAAGCGTCGAGGCTGTTAAGAAGGCTGGACGCGTCGACGTAGCCTTCTCAGCACTACCAGCGGAGGTGGCCTTAGAAGTAGAAGCTGAATTCGCTAAGGCGGGGATCCCCATCGTAAGTGACGCTAGTAGCTATCGAATGGAGCCGGACGTCCCCATCTTAATAGGTGAAGTCAACCCAGACCACTTAGGCTTAGTTAAGTACCAAGCTAAGCGCGGGTGGCGCAGCTTCATAGTCACAAACCCAAACTGCACTGCGACGATACTGATAATGGCCCTAAAGCCTCTACTGGATTCCTTCGGGGTAAGGAGGGTCTTCGCGTCGACGATGCAAGCAGTCTCAGGGGCTGGCTGGGGGGGCGTGCCGTCGATGGCTATAATCGACAATCTCATACCCTACATAGCTAACGAGGAGGAGAAAGTCGAGGCTGAGACGCTTAAAATAATGGGGGCTCTAAGAGAGGGGGGCATAGAGCCAGCGAAGTTTAAGATCTCAGCTAGCTGTCATCGCGTAGGGGTCCTGGACGGCCACGTGGAGGCCGTGTTCGTGGAGCTTGAGAAGGCTGCGTCTATCGAAGAGGTCAAGGAGTCGATGGAGAGGTTTAAGGGGCTACCCCAAGAGCTCAAGCTGCCCACCGCCCCCCAGAGGCCAATAGTAGTAAGGGAAGAGCCAGATAGACCTCAGCCTCGCTTCGACCGCATGGAGGGGGGCGGCATGTCGATAGTGGTCGGTAGGATACGTAGGGACCCTGCGCTGCGAAGCGGTGTTAAGTTCATAGTTCTTGGACACAACACAATTAGGGGGGCCGCCGGCAACGCGCTTCTCAACGCTGAGCTAATGACGCGTGAAGGATACCTTTAAGCTCGGTGGAGCCAGTGGGCCTAGTCGTTGTAATAGGGGACGGCATGGCAGACTGGGTAGATGAGCGCGGTAGGACACCTCTAAGCGAAGCAGAGCACCCGAACATGGACGAGGTCGCCTCGAGAGGAGTGATTGGCGCGGTTGAAGCCATCCCAGATGGAATGGACGCCGGTAGCGACGTAGCGATCATGTCGCTAATGGGCTACGACCCTAAGAAGTACTATACTGGCAGAGGGCCTCTTGAGGCAGCCGCCATGAAAGTGGAGCTAGGTAAAGGAGACTTAGCCTTTCGATGCAACCTAGTTACTGTAGAGAACGGGGTGCTAGTAGACTATTCAGCCGGCCACATAAGTAACGAGGAGGCCGCTGAGCTCATTAGCTACCTAGCTCCTACACTCACCTCACTAGGCCGCGTCGAGCTTTACGTAGGCGTAAGCTACAGGCACGTACTAGTGCTTAGGGGAGGGTTCTCGGATCAAGTTAAGTGCTCTCCTCCTCACGAATCCGTGGGGAGGAGGGTGGAGGAGGTAATGGTGGAGCCGCTGGCTGATGAAGGAAGAGCTACCGCTGAGCTGCTCAATAAGCTAATGCTCACTAGCTACCAGCTGCTTAAGAACCATCCAGTTAACGTTAAGCGACTGGCCAGAGGGCTTAGGCCAGCCAATATGATATGGCCCTGGGGACACGGTAAGAAGCCGCTAATGCCGAGCTTTAGAGAGCTCTACGGCCTAAGGGGATCAGTTATCTCCGCTGTCAACTTAGTTAAGGGGCTAGGGGTCTATCTGGGCCTTAGGGTCATAGAGGTGCCAGGCGCCACTGGCTACTTCGATACAAACTACGAGGGAAAGGCGGACTACGCCGTAAGAGCCCTCGAAAGCGGAGACGACTTAGTATTTGTTCACGTAGAGGCTCCGGACGAAGCAGGGCACATGGGGAGCTTTGAGCTTAAGCTCAAGGCCATAGAGGACCTAGATAAGAGGTTGATCGGAAGGCTCCTCAGCAAGCTAAGGGATGACGACGCCATAGCCATACTATGCGATCACGCTACCCCCGTAGCTACTAGAGTACACGTGAGGGGGCCGACTCCATATGCGTACTCTAAGCTAAGCTGCACCGTTAAGAAGGCAAGAAAATATACTGAGGGGCTCGTAATAAGCTCGCGCGTAGTGAAGGGCCACGAGCTACTTAAGGAAATGCTGGTGAAGCTAAAGCTATCCAAGTAGCTTCTTAAATAAGCGAGTTACTTCCTCGTACCTCCTCACGTCCTCAGCAGTCACGCTCGGTGGTACTATTTTCAGGGCTTCCTCAAAGGCCTTCATCGACACCTTGCTCGGCTTACCCTCCTTCCTCAACGTCATCATAGCTGCCTCGCGGCAGACTGCCTCAATATCAGCCCCAGTATACCCCTCAGTGAGAGAGACTAGCCTCTCGAGATTAACGTCGTCCGCCAACGGCATCCTACGGGTGTGAACCTTAAAGATCTCTAGTCTCGCTGCCTGATCAGGGGGAGGGACGTAGATGAGCCTGTCGAAACGCCCAGGCCTTATGAGG
Protein-coding regions in this window:
- a CDS encoding pyridoxal-phosphate dependent enzyme; amino-acid sequence: EGQKTIAYEVYEQLGGRAPDYVILPVGNAGNISAVWKGFKELLALGLIEHPPRMIGVQAEGASPFASMIIKGLSELVPVKEPETVASAIRIGYPVNWPKAKRAIEESRGGAVIVSDQEIIEAQRTIARLEGIFVEPSSAASIAGLMKMAEEGLLKGGEEVVCIATGHGLKDPDVVTKFYEAPVEVSVEEALEVARRLLE
- a CDS encoding ACT domain-containing protein → MRLELTVALQDKPGQLVKALGVIAELGCNVISVVHERSRAVEEVVPVDLVIELPREVSAAEVKKKLEEKGVAVVRLQETVELARLVVIASRLANPLSLITPLQGVKIAGVEGEVGDRGDATIKMTIEGPVSELKRAVKELEHLVEGLGGVLITSEGID
- a CDS encoding homoserine dehydrogenase; translation: MRAILIGYGFIGRSLVDALHRKMGLVKQFHPDFKLVGVASSRGYLINEGGLDLERLSRTTKISEYLGPGRLVEGPAIELIRYSEADVVFEATPTNIVDGQPGITHMEEALKGGMHVVTSNKGPLVIAYRRLVELAASHGVELKFEATVAGAIPLFSLVKYTLRGSEVKRVYGILNGTTNYILTRMHFDGVSFDTALQEAKERGIAERDPSYDVEGIDAACKLVIIANAIMGREAKIGDVRRKGVSGITREAVMLAKKAGYAIKSVASADEELAVKPRLVPLNHPLCVHGTLNVVCLETDLAGKITLVGPGAGRETVAAMINDLLLLPPKAR
- a CDS encoding aspartate kinase, producing MRAVMKFGGRCVESGAMIRRSCTVVRDHVRGGWQIIAVVSAMAGVTDSLLEALRRAEAGGISFTRDFVNKLRERHLEAVEDAIASDEEVKRRVREEIEEEVGELERALLVMCYLREVTPRGQDYVLSFGERLSTRIFTGSLLDLGVRAKYLTGWEAGIVTDDRFNAARPIMPLTYELLRARLNALLMEGVTPVVTGFIASTVDGAITTLGRGGSDLTATIIGAALGVDEVVLWKDVEGVMTADPKLVPEARVVPSMSYEEITELAYFGAKVIHPLALYPVAEANVPIRVKSLFNPLAKGTLITEASGEEGVVKAVTMVRDVATITVSSPSMLEAPTMTIEVLNALKEVGAQPLMISQGSSQASASLVIPRSLVDKAVRSIRRKLTDENYKIEAEADVCIIAAIGAGMKGKPGVAARVFKAVANEGINVRMIAQGSSELNISFVVKEADGVRALRALHKEFGLHGNL
- the asd gene encoding aspartate-semialdehyde dehydrogenase; the encoded protein is MDKLKVAVLGATGMVGQRFIKMLAKHELFELAAITASPSSAGRRYIEAVHWYIEGEVPKEASEMTVIETSVEAVKKAGRVDVAFSALPAEVALEVEAEFAKAGIPIVSDASSYRMEPDVPILIGEVNPDHLGLVKYQAKRGWRSFIVTNPNCTATILIMALKPLLDSFGVRRVFASTMQAVSGAGWGGVPSMAIIDNLIPYIANEEEKVEAETLKIMGALREGGIEPAKFKISASCHRVGVLDGHVEAVFVELEKAASIEEVKESMERFKGLPQELKLPTAPQRPIVVREEPDRPQPRFDRMEGGGMSIVVGRIRRDPALRSGVKFIVLGHNTIRGAAGNALLNAELMTREGYL
- a CDS encoding cofactor-independent phosphoglycerate mutase, with the translated sequence MEPVGLVVVIGDGMADWVDERGRTPLSEAEHPNMDEVASRGVIGAVEAIPDGMDAGSDVAIMSLMGYDPKKYYTGRGPLEAAAMKVELGKGDLAFRCNLVTVENGVLVDYSAGHISNEEAAELISYLAPTLTSLGRVELYVGVSYRHVLVLRGGFSDQVKCSPPHESVGRRVEEVMVEPLADEGRATAELLNKLMLTSYQLLKNHPVNVKRLARGLRPANMIWPWGHGKKPLMPSFRELYGLRGSVISAVNLVKGLGVYLGLRVIEVPGATGYFDTNYEGKADYAVRALESGDDLVFVHVEAPDEAGHMGSFELKLKAIEDLDKRLIGRLLSKLRDDDAIAILCDHATPVATRVHVRGPTPYAYSKLSCTVKKARKYTEGLVISSRVVKGHELLKEMLVKLKLSK